AATTCTTTGACATCGTCGAGCAGCGGCAGGTACTCGTCGCATAAAGTGTCGGTCCACAGGAGTAGGTTGATTCCAAATCGCATGACTGTCCTCCCATTGTTTGTTGCACGACACGGCAGCGCCATCTCCAACCGCGTTCCGAAGTGTGTTCTTATTCTGCCATGGCTATGCCCATCCGTCCAGGGCCCGAAGGAGTTCTTCCGTATGGGCTGTAACAATCGGTCGCGATGCTTCGACGGCCTCCTGAAAGGAATCGGAAAGATTTGGCAGCCGCAACCGCCGCATGACCTGGTTGAGCCTTCGCAGCAGGCTCATATTGTCCGCATAATCGAAGAGGATTCTCTCCCTGCAAAACAGGCGGATAAAGTGCGCGAGTCCACTAACCGATTGACCAAGAATTTCGCCTGTTGCCCACTCAGTCCAGTCCGGATCCACGCTTTCTAAATCGGCGTAGTACCGGGAAACGTCCGCCTGCCGGGTCCGAACGAGTTGGGCGTCGAGCAGGACCTCCACCAGAAGATGGGAAAGAAAAACTGGAGGAATCCCCACACCATTGAGAAACGGGCGGACCTCCTGAAGCACCGCAACAAGACAGCGGGAAAAGGCCTCGCAATTATGAAAGCGGCTGTCATCCTCAAGGTGTTGCTTGATTCCTGCCATCAGTTCTGAAATATTCTGGTCCGCATGAAGAGCTGCTGGATCGAGTCGTTGGGGCCGAAAACGGAGACGTCGATTGACCACGGAAAGCCAGTCCGGAAGCGCTGTGCCCGTGACAAATCGCGGTCGACCGATGAATCTAAAAGCGTGAGCAAAATAGTTCATGGTGTTTTAGTGTTCAGTATGCCCTGGGCTGGGCCTCAGGTGATGGGATACACTGGGAAAAAGCCAAACAAAAATGTTTTGGGCTTTGCCGTGCCGTTGCGACTGACTTCGAACATGTTATCATATGCCGCAGAGTAGCTGTTCACCACAGTGCGCCAGTGGGAGGTTTCACGCCATGTTCCGAGCAAGCTTGCGATTTACCGGCTTTTTGGCTTGCTTTATTGCGGTCGGTTTTACCGGCGGTCTTTTGACTGGAGGAGAGGTCGGACAAACTGTTCGGCGGCCGAATATCCTGTGGATTTGCTCGGACGATCACGCCGCGTACGTCACCGGCTGCTACGGCAATCGAATCGTTCGCACACCGCACATTGACCGCCTCGCCGCTGAAGGTATTCGATTTGACCATGCGTACTGCAATTCTCCCATTTGCACAGCCTCTCGCCAGTCCTTCATCACGGGACGTTATCCGCGGAGTGTGGGTGTGACTTTGCTGAAAACACCGCTGCCGCAAAGCGAGGTCACACTGGCGGAAATGCTCAAGGAAGTCGGTTATGAGACGGCCGCGTTCGGCAAGATGCATTTCAACAGCTCGCTGAAACATGGATTCGATTTACGCCTGGACTTACCGGACTGGCAGAAGTGGCGTAGAGAACAGCCGCCCCGCCCGCTGCCTGCCGGACTGAACGTTCTACCCCCATGGCGGCCGTTCAAGGATCCCGCACGCATTTGGCTTAACAGCATGTGCTGGCCCTACGGAGCGTGGGACAGCGAGATGTCAGGAACGTTTTTCGCCCAGAAGGCCGCGGAGTTTCTCGCCAGTCCGCACGAAAAACCATTTTTCCTGATGGTCAGTTTCTACGAACCACATTCTCCGTTTCATTTTCCCGTGGAATACCGAGGGCGCCATCGGCCGGAGGAGTTCACCGTTCCGGAAATGGGGCCCGAGGATGACGACCAAATCCCCGCCATTTTTCGCGATTTGACGGATGATGAGAAACGTGGAATCAATGCGGCTTATTACACCTCGGTGGAGTTCATGGACAAAAACGTGGGAATTGTGCTCAAGGCGCTGGAAGAAAGTGGTCTGAAAGACAATACGATTGTCGTGTACATCGGAGACCATGGCTACATGCTCGGTCATCACGGGCGATTTGAAAAACACTGCAGTTATGATCCGGCGATTTCCGCGCCGCTCATCATGCGGTATCCACCTGTCATCAAACCGGGAAGTTCTACCAAGGCGTTTGTGGAGTTTATCGATATCGTGCCTACCATTCTCGACTTGTGCGGAGTGCCCATTCCCGAGCGGGTTCAGGGAAAGTCGTTGCGACCGTTGTTGACGGGAGAAACCAGCACCCATCGGCCCTACGTCATTGTGGAATATGCGCACAACGATGAGATTTGCCTGCGTGACGAGCGCTACAAACTTGTATATATCCGGGGTAAAAGAGTGCGGGACGACGGTTACGACCCGGGGCGTCCGTTACCAGGCGTCACGATAAAACTCTTTGACCTCGCGAGTGATCCAGGCGAGTTTTACAATCTGGCCAACCGGCCAGAACATCAAGAGCGGATCAAGCGGTATCTCGACATTCTCGCCGAACACATCAAAAAGACAGAGCGTCATCCGGAGCAGCTTCCGCAGACCAACGATCCACTCGAGATCATCGAATATGGGGTGCAACCGCATGATGTGACCAGTGCTGAGGAATAACCGTCGGGATGGGCATTGGTGACGAATAATCGGAAGTTTCAGGCAACGCGACAGGGTGTAAGCCGAATCACTCCTCCGCATCCAGTTGGACCGGAACGTCCAGCGTGCGCCCCTGCCGTATTATGCGAAAGATCGCGGTTTCTCCTGGCCGTTTCGTGTCGAGAATACTCAACATATCGTCTACAGTTTTTATCGGTTTCCCATCGATGGCGATAACCAGGTCGGCTGTCGAACGGTCGATGCTGGTGGATTCAAAAACCAGGGGCCCCTGGCGGCGAGTTCGCTTGACTATGCGAAATCCCTGAAGCCCGGCTCTGTCAGCCGCACCACCCGGTTTCAGAACAGCCAGCAGCACCCCTTGATCCGTTTCCAGGACCTGAAGTATCCCGGCGTCGGCGCGAATCACTCTACCGGTGCGAATGAGCTGAGGAACCACCCGAGCAATTGTGTTGACGGGAATCGCAAATCCCACTCCGGCACTCTCTCCTGTTCGGCTGGCGATAGCCGTATTCATGCCGATCATGAGTCCATGACTGTCAAGAAGTGGCCCACCCGAATTTCCCGGGTTAATGGCCGCATCAATTTGGATCATCTGTTTGAGAGTTCGCTTTGTTCGCGGGTTGGGCAGGGAACGGTTGAGGCTTGAGATAATGCCTGTTGTGAGGGTTCGCTCCAGTCCAAAAGGATTGCCGATCGCGAAGACGCGCTGACCCACCTTCAGATCTGTGGAATCCCCGAACACGACCGGAAAGAGCTTTTCCGAGGGGGCGTTGATCTTGAGTACGGCGATGTCACTGGGGGGATCGGCGCCAACAAGCTGGGCGTCATAGGCCATCCCATCGAACAATGTGACCGAGATGGCCTGGGCGTTCTCCACGACGTGGTAGTTGGTCAGGATGTGTCCCTGACGGTCGATGACGGAACCGCTGCCTTCTCCCTCGGCAATGATATCCATGAAGAAAAAGGCACTGCCCTGGATGCTCTTCGTACGAATATTGACGACGCCTTTATTTGCCCGTTCGTAGACGCCGATATTGATCAACTCCTCTGGGGAATACTGTCCAACCGGGGGCAAAAACTGTTCCCAGGGGCTGACGGTCTGTTCGAGCGCAATGGTTGCTGTTCCGCTGGGAAGGTTACTCTGGGAGTACGTGCTGGACTGAAGCAGTTGTCCAACGAGGCCCGAGCGAGCGCCTGGTACGCCCTGATTTTGCGCCAGATGAACAGGCAGGGCGTGAGGTTGGCTTTGGCCTCGCGCCGACAGAGTCCATGCGAGAAGACCTCCTGCCAAAGCACTCACAAGACAAGCAATCGCTGTCCGGTGCATGTTATCCTCCTCTCCGGTCGCTTACATGCCAAGGACTATTGCGGGGGACTCCTCAGACTTCTCCGGTACTGGGAGCAAACGATGGCTGTTTCCGCACATAAACAGTTTGTTTCACTTTAGCGGAGAGCATTTCTCCAGAAAAGGGTCACACTGCTGTTGCAGCCTCGGAAAGTTTGGCTAAGTTCCGAAACGATCGGAAGAGAGCTTAAAAAGCGGTCGCCCATGCGTTGCGAGAGTTCGGTGCTACCGCTCGGTGTGCTCCACAGCTTGTGGGCGATGGTGGCGATAAGCGACGGCGCTCACCCGGAGAAGCAGGCCGAATGCCGGGTTTGAGCGAGCAAAACCGGTATTCGGCAATCATTGAGAGAGCTGAGCTGCCGTTATGCTGGCCTTATGCTTTGCTTTCATATCGCGCAGAGATGACCTAGGCGATAGCAGTGCATGCGCCACAATTTGTTGTGGAAGGTTATTACTTTCGCCAAGATGTTGAGTGAGCATTGACACCAGCCGTACATTCGGTAGATTTTGCTTAGTTCACTCAAACAATTTCTACGGGTTGGAATTCCACGGAGGAAATTCCCCTCGCCATGACAGGGATGTCTTCCACATCTATTCCGAGCGTTCAGTGCTCGTCGGTTCCCGCCTCACGGCAACTCGATGCTCTTCGCGTTGATAGACTCCGTGGGCAAGTGTGCCCAACGTGTTTCCACCCGGGCGCGGCACAGGAAGTCGGCAGATTCTTCTTCGAGTGGCAACACAACGGCTCCAAGGTATCGGTTCCGGTCCACTGTTTTGTTGTTGACCAACAGGGAGGTGTTTTATGCGACGGAAGCCACTGATCGGCCTGAACATGGACTACCGGCCTGCGGACAAGGTCAATCCCGCAAAGGGAGAGATCTCCGCGGGCTATTTCGATTGCCTCATCCGGGCACAGGCGGTGCCTGTGGTGGTGCCTCCGTTAACTTCTCGGTCTGACATTGAGCGCGTTCTGGATACACTGGACGGGTTCGTTCTGATCGGCGGTGCCGATCTCGATCCCATTCGAGACGGTTGTTACCGCCACGCGCATACCCAGGTCATGCATCCGCGGCGGGAGGACTTCGACCGCATGCTGGCGAAGTTGATTGGGCAGCGTCGGATGCCTGTCCTGGGAATCGGGGCGGGAATGCAGCTCCTCAATGTATCCCAGGGGGGCACGCTTTCCCT
This is a stretch of genomic DNA from Thermogutta terrifontis. It encodes these proteins:
- a CDS encoding gamma-glutamyl-gamma-aminobutyrate hydrolase family protein — protein: MRRKPLIGLNMDYRPADKVNPAKGEISAGYFDCLIRAQAVPVVVPPLTSRSDIERVLDTLDGFVLIGGADLDPIRDGCYRHAHTQVMHPRREDFDRMLAKLIGQRRMPVLGIGAGMQLLNVSQGGTLSLHIPDDFPAAIPHWDPQDPYHRHGLVVTKGSLIDRVYGEGEIRVASRHHMAILDLAPVFEVTARAPDGIIEAIESRDPDWFAVGVQFHPECEAASALDMRVFEEFVEGLLKRSGRHAATVHA
- a CDS encoding S1C family serine protease, which encodes MHRTAIACLVSALAGGLLAWTLSARGQSQPHALPVHLAQNQGVPGARSGLVGQLLQSSTYSQSNLPSGTATIALEQTVSPWEQFLPPVGQYSPEELINIGVYERANKGVVNIRTKSIQGSAFFFMDIIAEGEGSGSVIDRQGHILTNYHVVENAQAISVTLFDGMAYDAQLVGADPPSDIAVLKINAPSEKLFPVVFGDSTDLKVGQRVFAIGNPFGLERTLTTGIISSLNRSLPNPRTKRTLKQMIQIDAAINPGNSGGPLLDSHGLMIGMNTAIASRTGESAGVGFAIPVNTIARVVPQLIRTGRVIRADAGILQVLETDQGVLLAVLKPGGAADRAGLQGFRIVKRTRRQGPLVFESTSIDRSTADLVIAIDGKPIKTVDDMLSILDTKRPGETAIFRIIRQGRTLDVPVQLDAEE
- a CDS encoding sulfatase — protein: MFRASLRFTGFLACFIAVGFTGGLLTGGEVGQTVRRPNILWICSDDHAAYVTGCYGNRIVRTPHIDRLAAEGIRFDHAYCNSPICTASRQSFITGRYPRSVGVTLLKTPLPQSEVTLAEMLKEVGYETAAFGKMHFNSSLKHGFDLRLDLPDWQKWRREQPPRPLPAGLNVLPPWRPFKDPARIWLNSMCWPYGAWDSEMSGTFFAQKAAEFLASPHEKPFFLMVSFYEPHSPFHFPVEYRGRHRPEEFTVPEMGPEDDDQIPAIFRDLTDDEKRGINAAYYTSVEFMDKNVGIVLKALEESGLKDNTIVVYIGDHGYMLGHHGRFEKHCSYDPAISAPLIMRYPPVIKPGSSTKAFVEFIDIVPTILDLCGVPIPERVQGKSLRPLLTGETSTHRPYVIVEYAHNDEICLRDERYKLVYIRGKRVRDDGYDPGRPLPGVTIKLFDLASDPGEFYNLANRPEHQERIKRYLDILAEHIKKTERHPEQLPQTNDPLEIIEYGVQPHDVTSAEE